In Quadrisphaera sp. RL12-1S, the genomic stretch TGGTCTCCACCGCCACGAGCACCACCCGCTCGTGCAGCACGTGGAGGTGCTCGACGGTGGCGCGCATGGCCAGTGGCGCGGTGCTCGTGCCGTCCTCGGAGGCGCGGTTGAGGTAGATGGCGGTGCCGGGGACGCGGGCGACGTCGTCGGCGTGGACCTGGGCGAGCAGGGCCGACAGGGGCCCCTCCTGGCGGGTGCGCAGCCGCGTGACCACCGCGCGGCCCCGGGCCCAGGTCATCATCACCGTGAAGAGCGCGGCCCCGATGACCAGCGGCACCCACGCGCCGTGGGAGAGCTTGCTCAGGCCGGCGCCGAGGAACAGCAGCACGAACAGCGCCATGGCGCCGCCGCCGAGGAGGACGACGGGGCGGGGCCAGGACCACTGGTGCGCCGCCACCACGGTGATGATCGAGGTGGTGATGAGGATGGTGCCGGTCACGGCCATCCCGTAGGCGAACGCCAGCGCCGCGGAGTGCTCGAAGGTCGCCACCAGCACCACCACGGCCACCATGAGCGCCCAGTTCACCCACGGCACGTACACCTGGCCGATGGTGTGCGCCGAGGTGTGGGTGATGCGCAGCCGGGGCAGGTAGCCCAGCCGCACGGCCTGCCGCACCGCGGAGAAGGCGCCGGTGATGACCGCCTGGGAGGCGATGACCGTGGCGGCGGTGGCCAGCACGACCAGCGGCACCAGCGCCCACGACGGCACCGACAGGAAGAACGGCGCCGTGACGGGGCCCTTCGCGGACAGGTCGCCCAGGAGCAGCGCGCCCTGCCCGGCGTAGGAGAGCAGCAGCGCCGGGTAGACGAGGAACAGCCAGGCGCGGGTGATGGCGGGGCGCCCGAAGTGGCCGAGGTCGGCGTAGAGGGCCTCGGCGCCGGTGACCGACAGGACCACGGTGGCGAGGGCGAAGAAGGCGATCCCCGGCTCGGAGACGAAGAAGCCGACGGCGTAGGTGGGCGACAGGGCCCGCAGCACCGAGGGGTCGCCCAGCACCTGCGCCAGGCCGGCGACGCCGATGACGGTGAACCACAGCGCCATGACGGGCCCGAAGGCCCCGCCCACCTTGGCCGTGCCGAAGCGCTGCACCGCGAAGAGCACGACGACGATCACCAGCGTGATCGGCACCACGAACGGCGCGAAGCCGGGGTTGATGACCTCCACGCCCTCGACGGCGGACAGCACGGACACCGCGGGGGTGATCATGCTGTCGGCCAGGAACAGGGAGGCGCCCGCGATGCCGGCGGCCGTGAGGCCCGCCACGAGGCGCGGGGACAGCCGGGTGCCGTCGCGGCCGCGGCGTCCGAGCAGGGTGATGAGCGACATCAGGCCGCCCTCGCCGTGGTTGTCGGCGCGCAGGACCACGCCCACGTAGAGCACCGTCACCACGAGCGTCACCGACCAGAAGACCATCGAGACCAGGCCGAGCACGTTGTCGGCCGTCAGCGGCACCGGGTGCGGGTCGTCCGGGCTGAAGAGCGTCTGGACGGTGTAGATCGGGCTGGTGCCGATGTCCCCGAAGACCACGCCGAGCGCCCCGAGCAGCAGGGCGGAGCGGCCGGGCCCGTGGGGCTGGCCGGCGGGGCGGCCGTGGGCGGTGGCGCGGTCGGTGCCGGCCGGGGTCGGCGCCGGCGCGGTCTCGGCCGTGGCGGGGGTGGTCACAACGCCACAGTCAACCCCCTCGCCGAGATCGCGCACGCCGGCCCTGACGCTCTCCTGACGCCCTCCCCGCTCCTGCGGCCCCCGGGTGTCGCTCGCTCGGACCAGAGGTCACACGAGGGCGCTGGCCAGCCGGGCCAGCCCGTCGGCGGTCCGGGCCACCAGGTCCCGCCGGCCCCACTCGGCGGCCGTCAGCTCGCGGCTGCGGGAGCGGTACAGGTCCTCCACCGCGCGCAGCTGGCGCGAGAAGTCGGTGCCGCGGACCAGCACCGTCACCTCGAGGTTGAGCTCGAAGGAGCGCATGTCGAGGTTGGAGGAGCCGATGACGGCCACCTCCTCGTCCACGCTGAGCGTCTTGGCGTGCAGCACGAACGGCGGCGGGTACATGAAGATCCGCACGCCCGAGCGCAGCAGCGCGTCGTAGTAGGAGCGCTGCGCGTGGTGGACCAGGGCCTGGTCGCCCCGCTCGGAGACGAACAGCTGCACGTCCAGGCCCCGCTCGGCGGCGCTGCGCAGGGCCAGCAGCAGCGACTCGTCGGGCACGAAGTACGGGCTCACCACCACCGCGCGCTCCTGGGCGGCGTGCAGCAGCGAGACGAACAGGCGCAGGTTGTTCTCCTGCTCGTAGCCGGGCCCGCTGGGCACCACCTGCGCCTGCAGCTCCCGCGTGGGGTCGGGCGCGGGCGGGACGTCGCTGCGCAGCCGGTCGTCGAGGAGCTCACCGGTCTCGGAGAACCAGTCGGCCACGAAGACGGCGTCCAGCGCGGTGACCACCGGGCCCTCGAAGCGCGCCATGACGTCCACCCACCGGCGGCCCTTCTTGCGGTTGCTGCGCTTGCCGTAGGCCGGGTCCACCACGTTCTGGCTGCCGCTGAAGGCCACGGCGCCGTCCACCACGAGCAGCTTGCGGTGGTTGCG encodes the following:
- a CDS encoding potassium transporter Kup; this encodes MTTPATAETAPAPTPAGTDRATAHGRPAGQPHGPGRSALLLGALGVVFGDIGTSPIYTVQTLFSPDDPHPVPLTADNVLGLVSMVFWSVTLVVTVLYVGVVLRADNHGEGGLMSLITLLGRRGRDGTRLSPRLVAGLTAAGIAGASLFLADSMITPAVSVLSAVEGVEVINPGFAPFVVPITLVIVVVLFAVQRFGTAKVGGAFGPVMALWFTVIGVAGLAQVLGDPSVLRALSPTYAVGFFVSEPGIAFFALATVVLSVTGAEALYADLGHFGRPAITRAWLFLVYPALLLSYAGQGALLLGDLSAKGPVTAPFFLSVPSWALVPLVVLATAATVIASQAVITGAFSAVRQAVRLGYLPRLRITHTSAHTIGQVYVPWVNWALMVAVVVLVATFEHSAALAFAYGMAVTGTILITTSIITVVAAHQWSWPRPVVLLGGGAMALFVLLFLGAGLSKLSHGAWVPLVIGAALFTVMMTWARGRAVVTRLRTRQEGPLSALLAQVHADDVARVPGTAIYLNRASEDGTSTAPLAMRATVEHLHVLHERVVLVAVETTQSPYVPLEEVARVLRPTSDGDDGAAEAAEPAEPGDPGDPVQVVLRFGYMQRTDVPDALEALAEREGLDLDLDGASWFLSTIELRRASGDDDGDGDGAPQVHLPHWQRGLFTATSRLTTDAARAFDLPSARTVVMGSRIEV
- the cls gene encoding cardiolipin synthase yields the protein MLPISDVLPDSLPEWAVWLVVLVGVLVGLVVAAVIANDRRPSAALGWVLAVVLIPYLGLLAFLVIGSPKLPRARREKQRRFDALVLERTTTRRPVHLTPEDEQLPVLRTIHAMNRRLGAMPVLSGNTADLLEDYVGSLWAMTAEVEAAQHSVHAEFYILALDETTEPFFGALERAAARGVVVRVLFDHLASLRVKGYRRMVRRLEASGVLWRRVLPVFPTTREVLRVDLRNHRKLLVVDGAVAFSGSQNVVDPAYGKRSNRKKGRRWVDVMARFEGPVVTALDAVFVADWFSETGELLDDRLRSDVPPAPDPTRELQAQVVPSGPGYEQENNLRLFVSLLHAAQERAVVVSPYFVPDESLLLALRSAAERGLDVQLFVSERGDQALVHHAQRSYYDALLRSGVRIFMYPPPFVLHAKTLSVDEEVAVIGSSNLDMRSFELNLEVTVLVRGTDFSRQLRAVEDLYRSRSRELTAAEWGRRDLVARTADGLARLASALV